In one window of Burkholderia cepacia ATCC 25416 DNA:
- the malQ gene encoding 4-alpha-glucanotransferase has protein sequence MTTDVSISTLAHAAGLDADWTDAGGIARRVDDRALAALVDALGWPCGTAAQRVDSAAALAGGHAAVPRVVTGDAGLPLPLPAALAQPGARFRITLEAGGHIDGRVDAHGALPPFAMPGYHALDVGDRRIGLTIAPPRTHPFDTRAADAGSRWGIAAQLYSLRRAGDGGAGDYTALARLAARAARHGAQAVAISPTHAGYPALPAHDSPYSPSSRRWHNVAYLDCDAVPGAEAVRHVAGAAADAPLIDWPHVLPLKLRRLRACFDAWRADDAPSRDAFQRFRATGGAALDAHARFDALQAFCLEHGLGADWRQWPAPWRDPASAEVDAFAHTHADTVAFHTFLQWCAARALGDAQHAARRAGMATGLIADLAVGSDRAGSDAWAHGATLLRGVSLGAPPDLFNAAGQAWGVTTWTPDALRAEGFVPFIELLRAAFAHAGGIRIDHVLGFARMWIVPDGGSPRDGAYLRYPVDDLMRLVALEAARHRALAIGEDLGTVPAGFRERLGAQGVAGMRVLWFERDAGGAFRQPSEWDRDAIATTSTHDLPTVAGWWRGVDLAWRQAAAQVAAQHDEPDRHDVAAPAPDDASAHDSDEIVQARGHDTAPRPEAGNAAPPDAPPGLPAAHAERAAERAALWHALQQAGCAPAGAAAPPADAPPVGAILAYVARSPSPLAIVPLEDLLALDAQPNLPGPPCGHPNWRQRLPRTIDTLFDADVRERIAAVVQARRSRERGA, from the coding sequence ATGACGACCGACGTTTCGATCTCGACCCTCGCGCACGCGGCCGGCCTGGACGCCGACTGGACCGATGCCGGCGGCATCGCGCGGCGGGTGGACGATCGCGCGCTCGCCGCGCTCGTCGATGCGCTGGGCTGGCCGTGCGGCACGGCGGCTCAGCGCGTCGACAGCGCGGCGGCGCTCGCCGGCGGACATGCGGCGGTGCCGCGCGTCGTGACCGGCGACGCGGGCCTGCCGCTGCCCCTGCCCGCCGCGCTCGCGCAACCGGGCGCGCGCTTCCGGATCACGCTCGAAGCGGGCGGACACATCGACGGGCGCGTGGATGCGCACGGCGCGCTGCCGCCGTTCGCGATGCCCGGTTACCACGCGCTCGACGTCGGCGACCGGCGCATCGGGCTGACGATCGCACCGCCGCGCACGCACCCGTTCGACACGCGTGCGGCGGATGCGGGCAGCCGCTGGGGTATCGCGGCGCAGCTCTACAGCCTGCGCCGCGCGGGCGACGGCGGCGCGGGCGACTACACCGCGCTCGCGCGGCTGGCCGCGCGCGCGGCGCGGCATGGCGCGCAGGCGGTGGCGATCAGCCCGACGCACGCCGGCTATCCGGCGCTGCCCGCGCACGACAGCCCGTATTCGCCGTCGTCGCGGCGCTGGCACAACGTCGCGTATCTCGACTGCGACGCGGTGCCGGGCGCCGAGGCCGTGCGTCACGTAGCCGGTGCGGCAGCCGATGCGCCGCTGATCGACTGGCCGCACGTGCTGCCGCTGAAGCTGCGCCGCCTGCGCGCGTGCTTCGACGCGTGGCGCGCCGACGACGCCCCGTCGCGCGACGCGTTCCAGCGGTTTCGCGCGACGGGCGGCGCGGCGCTCGACGCGCATGCGCGCTTCGATGCGCTGCAGGCGTTCTGCCTCGAACACGGGCTCGGGGCGGACTGGCGGCAGTGGCCGGCGCCGTGGCGCGACCCGGCATCGGCGGAAGTCGACGCATTCGCGCACACGCATGCCGATACGGTCGCGTTCCATACGTTCCTGCAATGGTGCGCCGCGCGCGCGCTCGGCGACGCGCAGCATGCGGCACGCCGTGCCGGCATGGCCACCGGGCTGATCGCCGATCTCGCGGTCGGCTCCGATCGCGCGGGCAGCGACGCGTGGGCGCACGGCGCGACGCTGCTGCGCGGCGTGTCGCTCGGCGCGCCGCCCGACCTGTTCAACGCGGCCGGCCAGGCGTGGGGCGTGACGACCTGGACGCCGGACGCGCTGCGCGCGGAAGGCTTCGTGCCGTTCATCGAGCTGCTGCGCGCGGCGTTCGCGCACGCGGGCGGCATCCGCATCGATCACGTGCTCGGCTTCGCGCGGATGTGGATCGTGCCGGACGGCGGCTCGCCGCGCGACGGCGCGTACCTGCGTTATCCGGTCGACGATCTGATGCGGCTCGTCGCGCTCGAGGCGGCCCGCCACCGCGCGCTCGCGATCGGCGAGGATCTCGGCACGGTGCCCGCCGGGTTTCGTGAACGGCTCGGCGCGCAGGGAGTCGCGGGCATGCGCGTGCTGTGGTTCGAGCGCGACGCGGGCGGCGCGTTCCGGCAGCCGTCCGAGTGGGACCGCGACGCGATCGCGACGACGTCGACACATGATTTGCCGACCGTGGCCGGCTGGTGGCGCGGCGTCGACCTGGCCTGGCGGCAAGCCGCGGCCCAGGTCGCCGCGCAGCACGACGAGCCGGACAGGCACGACGTGGCCGCTCCCGCGCCGGACGACGCCAGTGCGCACGATTCCGACGAAATCGTGCAGGCGCGCGGGCACGACACCGCGCCGCGCCCGGAAGCCGGCAACGCGGCGCCGCCCGACGCTCCCCCGGGCCTTCCCGCCGCGCACGCGGAACGCGCCGCCGAACGCGCGGCGTTATGGCACGCGCTGCAGCAGGCCGGCTGCGCACCGGCCGGCGCCGCCGCCCCGCCGGCCGATGCCCCGCCGGTCGGCGCGATCCTCGCGTACGTCGCGCGCAGCCCGTCGCCGCTCGCGATCGTGCCGCTCGAGGACCTGCTCGCGCTGGACGCGCAGCCGAACCTGCCGGGGCCGCCGTGCGGGCACCCGAACTGGCGGCAACGGCTGCCGCGCACAATCGACACGCTGTTCGACGCCGACGTGCGCGAACGCATCGCCGCCGTCGTGCAGGCGCGCCGTTCGAGGGAGCGCGGCGCATGA
- the treY gene encoding malto-oligosyltrehalose synthase: MMPRATLRLQLHAGFTFDDAASHADYFARLGVSHLYLSPVATAEPGSRHGYDTVDYGTLNPELGGEAGLNRLVDALRVRGLGVIVDIVPNHMGVGGSSNGWWNDVLEWGPASPYARHFDIDWHSPDPALDGKVLLPCLGMPYGDALAAGDITLGADPASGRFFIACPGRRLPVAAATHADILRLANRADLNALAERFDAAPARDSARLAAAHAALRDYAAAHGPHALDAVLRGADPRVARSRTSLHRLLERQHYRLAWWRTAADELNWRRFFDIATLAAVRVDDDAVFDAVHALPLRLHAAGLVDGIRVDHVDGLADPRAYCRRLHARLAAQRSAPPYVVVEKILAPGESLRADWAVAGTTGYDFMNDVGALLHDPAGAEPLAAHWAAVSGSSRTFAQEALDGKRRVLLRQLAVEHARAARLLHGIARASPATRDLSLIAIRRVLGELAVRLPVYRMYPAPREEPADADRRVLAHAYESACAAVDPADRFALDRVAAWLGLPAARVPRANADALAAARVAFAQLTAPLAAKGVEDTAHYRYGRLLSRNEVGADAGDFSLSRGAFHARNRRRARTVPHGLVATATHDHKRGEDARARLAVLSEIPDAWRVISLDWSALNLPHRGRAPRDLAWAPGPAAEAMLYQTLVGCWPPALAPDDAAGLAGLAARVAQWQTKALREAKRHSDWLAPEPDYEHACETFVRAILTPRGAGDFAHRLQAFVARIAPAGIVNSLTQTALRIASPGVPDLYQGTECWDHSLVDPDNRRDVPFDALAAERVDDPVASYLQAWPDARVKRALIERMLALRARWPATFADGAYVPLRVRGPLGRHAVAFARCDAAATVVIVATRLASRLLGEAPGIPRVAPAQWGDTAVVLPRGIAGPWIDWLNGRDAIDAPDGVLALRRCLAGLPVAVLVATRAGD; encoded by the coding sequence ATGATGCCGCGCGCGACGCTGCGGTTGCAGCTTCATGCGGGTTTCACGTTCGACGACGCGGCCTCGCACGCCGACTACTTCGCGCGGCTCGGCGTGAGCCACCTGTACCTGTCGCCGGTCGCGACCGCCGAACCGGGCTCGCGGCACGGCTACGACACCGTGGATTACGGCACGCTCAATCCCGAACTCGGCGGCGAAGCAGGTCTCAATCGGCTCGTCGACGCGTTGCGCGTGCGCGGCCTCGGCGTGATCGTCGACATCGTGCCGAACCATATGGGCGTCGGCGGCTCGTCGAACGGCTGGTGGAACGACGTGCTCGAATGGGGCCCCGCCAGCCCGTACGCGCGCCATTTCGACATCGACTGGCACTCGCCCGATCCGGCACTCGACGGCAAGGTGCTGCTGCCGTGTCTCGGCATGCCCTATGGCGACGCGCTCGCAGCCGGCGACATCACGCTGGGCGCCGACCCGGCCAGCGGCCGCTTCTTCATCGCGTGCCCCGGACGGCGGCTGCCCGTGGCGGCCGCCACCCATGCCGACATCCTGCGCCTCGCGAACCGCGCGGACCTGAACGCGCTCGCCGAACGCTTCGACGCCGCGCCGGCGCGCGACAGCGCACGGCTGGCCGCCGCGCATGCCGCGCTGCGCGATTACGCGGCCGCGCACGGCCCGCACGCGCTCGACGCGGTGCTGCGCGGCGCCGACCCGCGCGTAGCGCGCTCGCGTACCAGCCTGCACCGGCTGCTCGAACGCCAGCATTACCGGCTCGCGTGGTGGCGCACGGCCGCCGACGAGCTGAACTGGCGGCGCTTCTTCGACATCGCGACGCTCGCGGCCGTCCGCGTCGACGACGACGCGGTGTTCGACGCCGTTCACGCGCTGCCGTTGCGCCTGCACGCGGCCGGGCTCGTCGACGGCATCCGCGTCGATCACGTCGACGGCCTCGCCGATCCGCGCGCCTACTGCCGGCGGCTGCATGCACGACTGGCCGCGCAGCGCAGCGCGCCGCCGTATGTCGTCGTCGAGAAGATCCTTGCGCCGGGCGAATCGCTGCGCGCCGACTGGGCCGTCGCCGGCACGACCGGCTACGACTTCATGAACGACGTCGGCGCGCTGCTACACGACCCGGCCGGCGCCGAACCGCTCGCCGCGCACTGGGCGGCCGTGTCGGGCTCGTCGCGCACGTTCGCGCAGGAAGCGCTCGACGGCAAGCGGCGCGTGCTGTTGCGCCAGCTCGCCGTCGAACATGCGCGCGCCGCACGGCTGCTGCACGGGATCGCGCGCGCGTCGCCCGCCACGCGGGACCTCAGCCTGATCGCGATTCGGCGCGTGCTGGGCGAACTGGCGGTGCGGCTGCCCGTGTACCGAATGTATCCGGCTCCGCGCGAGGAGCCGGCCGATGCCGACCGCCGCGTGCTCGCGCACGCGTACGAAAGCGCGTGCGCGGCCGTCGATCCGGCCGACCGGTTCGCGCTCGATCGCGTCGCCGCGTGGCTGGGCTTGCCGGCCGCACGCGTGCCGCGCGCGAACGCCGACGCGCTGGCCGCGGCGCGCGTCGCGTTCGCGCAGCTCACCGCGCCGCTCGCCGCGAAAGGCGTCGAGGATACGGCCCACTATCGCTACGGCCGGCTGCTGTCGCGCAACGAGGTCGGCGCCGATGCCGGCGACTTCAGCCTGTCGCGCGGCGCATTCCACGCACGCAACCGGCGCCGCGCGCGCACCGTGCCGCATGGGCTCGTCGCGACAGCCACGCACGACCACAAGCGCGGCGAGGACGCGCGTGCACGGCTCGCGGTGCTCAGCGAGATCCCGGACGCATGGCGCGTGATATCGCTCGACTGGAGCGCGCTGAACCTGCCGCACCGGGGCCGCGCGCCTCGCGATCTCGCGTGGGCGCCGGGGCCGGCCGCGGAGGCGATGCTGTACCAGACGCTCGTCGGCTGCTGGCCGCCGGCACTCGCGCCCGACGATGCGGCCGGGCTCGCCGGACTCGCCGCGCGCGTCGCGCAGTGGCAGACGAAAGCATTGCGCGAAGCGAAGCGGCACAGCGACTGGCTGGCGCCCGAACCGGACTACGAGCATGCCTGCGAAACATTCGTCCGCGCGATCCTGACGCCGCGCGGCGCCGGCGATTTCGCGCACCGGCTGCAAGCGTTCGTCGCGCGGATCGCACCGGCCGGCATCGTCAACAGCCTGACGCAGACAGCGCTGCGGATCGCGTCGCCCGGCGTGCCCGACCTCTATCAAGGGACCGAGTGCTGGGATCACTCGCTCGTCGATCCGGACAACCGGCGCGACGTGCCGTTCGACGCACTGGCGGCCGAACGGGTCGACGATCCGGTCGCGTCGTATCTGCAGGCCTGGCCCGATGCACGCGTGAAACGCGCGCTGATCGAGCGGATGCTCGCGCTGCGCGCACGGTGGCCGGCGACGTTCGCGGACGGCGCGTATGTGCCGCTACGCGTGCGCGGCCCGCTTGGGCGACACGCGGTGGCGTTCGCGCGGTGCGACGCGGCCGCCACCGTGGTGATCGTCGCGACGCGGCTCGCGAGCCGGTTGCTCGGGGAAGCGCCCGGGATACCGCGCGTGGCGCCCGCGCAGTGGGGCGATACGGCGGTCGTGCTGCCGCGCGGAATCGCGGGGCCTTGGATCGACTGGCTGAATGGTCGGGACGCGATCGATGCGCCCGACGGGGTGCTGGCGCTACGCCGCTGCCTGGCGGGATTGCCTGTTGCGGTGCTCGTGGCGACGCGTGCCGGCGATTGA
- a CDS encoding DUF1488 domain-containing protein produces MPAESARRVTLTDTPPVFDGAALQLSFIVDVDGVPQTCAITVEALEDHFGAQSALEADLRDAFERGRARIEAACAEVLADGGGADVVLHSGYFRAPGGRARAGLFGPGKS; encoded by the coding sequence ATGCCGGCCGAATCCGCCCGTCGCGTGACGCTGACCGACACGCCGCCCGTGTTCGACGGAGCGGCGCTGCAGTTGAGTTTCATCGTCGACGTCGATGGCGTGCCGCAGACCTGCGCGATCACGGTCGAGGCGCTGGAGGATCATTTCGGCGCGCAGTCCGCGCTGGAGGCCGACCTGCGCGATGCGTTCGAACGCGGCCGCGCGCGCATCGAGGCCGCGTGCGCGGAGGTGCTGGCCGACGGCGGCGGGGCGGACGTGGTGCTGCATAGCGGTTATTTCCGTGCGCCGGGCGGTCGGGCGCGGGCCGGGCTGTTTGGTCCGGGGAAGTCCTGA
- a CDS encoding type 1 glutamine amidotransferase domain-containing protein → MSGRLEHCKVAILAVDGFEEAELVEPQRALAAEGAQVDVISQKRGEIQGFRHVDKGERVKVDRTFDDAREGDYDAVVLPGGVVNGDAIRMLPAAREFVTAAVGAGKPIAAICHGGWLLVSAGLVEGRTMTSWPSLQDDIRHAGGKWVDEEVVRDGNLITSRKPADLPAFNGALVERLASRGA, encoded by the coding sequence ATGAGCGGCAGGCTGGAGCATTGCAAGGTGGCCATCCTCGCGGTCGACGGATTCGAGGAAGCTGAACTCGTCGAGCCGCAGCGCGCGCTCGCCGCCGAGGGCGCGCAGGTCGACGTGATTTCGCAGAAGCGCGGCGAGATCCAGGGTTTCCGGCACGTCGACAAGGGCGAGCGCGTGAAGGTCGACCGCACGTTCGACGACGCGCGCGAAGGCGATTACGACGCGGTCGTGCTGCCTGGCGGCGTCGTGAACGGCGACGCGATCCGGATGCTGCCGGCCGCGCGCGAATTCGTGACGGCGGCCGTCGGCGCCGGCAAGCCGATCGCGGCGATCTGCCACGGCGGCTGGCTGCTCGTGTCGGCCGGGCTCGTGGAGGGCCGCACGATGACGAGCTGGCCGAGCCTGCAGGACGATATCCGTCATGCGGGCGGCAAGTGGGTCGACGAGGAGGTCGTGCGCGACGGCAACCTGATCACGAGCCGCAAGCCCGCCGACCTGCCCGCGTTCAATGGCGCGCTGGTCGAGCGCCTTGCGTCGCGGGGGGCGTAA